The genomic DNA AAGAAATCTCTGCCAGAGATCAAAGCCTTCTGGCTGACTTCATTTCGTCAGGATAAGAGAACAGGAAAATGGTCTCCATCTGTTGATGAGGTGCTGCAGACTCTCAAACGGATCAAAGCCGACGGACTCGACTCCAGAGCCGAACGGGAAGTCGTAACTGCAGAGTTTGTCACGCAGGTGAAAAATGCGGGATATGAATTCCATATCTGGACGGTGAACGACCCCCAAGAGGCCGACCATTTTTCAGAACTGGGCGTCGATTCCATCACGACCGATCGCCCCGATTTGCTTAGTAGAGTTCTCGAAACTGCTGAATAAATTTCATCGCAGCTAAGAGGACCTTCTTAAGAATTCTGCTGCTTTTCCCGCAGTTTCTCGGCCTGGTACTGCTCTTCCATTTCAATCAGCGTCGCCTCATCGACTGTTTTATTAACGCGAGCCAACCCGAGTTCGATGGCTCGAAAGCGGCGTTTGAACTTTGCATTAGTGCGACGGAGTGCTTCTTCCGGATTCAGTTTCCAGCGGCGGGCGATATTGGCCAGCACGAAGAGAACATCGCCTAATTCATCCTCAGCCCGTTGGCGTCGGGCCTCATCCTCCATTTTCTCATCGGGCGTATGCGTTGCTTCGATTGCGATTTCGGTGACTTCTGGATTCGTGTCTCCATAAAGTTCCTCGCGCAGTTCATTAAGTTCTTCATCGAGTTTGGCGAACAGCATATCGCGATGCGGGAAATCGTATCCGACTTTAGCCGCCTTTTCCTGGAGGCGAGCAGCCGCCATTAATGCCGGGAGGTCTTTAGGAAGGCCATCCAGTTTCGATTCTTTTTTCGGTTTGCCTTCTGTTTGCTTGATTCGTTCCCAAGTCACTTTCACCGCTTCAGCATCTTCGACATTTTCTGTGCTGAATACATGCGGATGACGGCGAATCATTTTTTCAGTGATAACCCGAACCACATCCACGATCGAGAATCGACCTTCATCAGCTCCGATTTGCGAATCGAGCATCACCTGCAGAAGCACATCTCCCAATTCTTCGACGATAGCCGTATCTTCACCTGAGTCGATCGCTTCGAGCAACTCGTAAGTCTCTTCCAGCGTGAAAGGTTTGATCGTTTCGAGCGTCTGCACCCGGTCCCATGGACAACCTTCCGGTGATCGCAGATGGGCAATCACTTCACACAGTCGCCAGAACTCGCTTTCCACCTGTTCGCGGTCAGGAGGTACGCCAGTTGTTTCTGGTTTGGGAGTAGAATTCATGCTGGATTCGCCTGATCGAAAAATGTTCGTAATCACATTGTGCCATGCAATTGATGATTTTTTAGCCGAATGCGACTATAATCAGTGATCGTTCACGAACACAATCGCCCCACTCAGAAACTGGAGTTTTTCAATGTGGAAATCAGCGCTGCGTTTCTCGTTTCTAATGATCGCAATTAGTATTGTCACACCGATTATTGCCGATGAGCCTGAAAAGATTGAACCGCCTCAATTGAATAAAGCCGAGCAGGCTTTTCAGGAACAGTTGAACAATGCCGTACTCGTCGGTTACTTCTCTATGGAATCTTCTAAAGAGGGACCGAATCGTCCGGAACGCTATGAAATCCGCCGCATTAATAAAGTGAGCGATTCGACCTGGATGTTTCAAACCCGTGTGAAATACGGTAGCGTCGATACCGTCGTCCCAATCCTCGTTCCTGTCAAATGGGCCGAGGATACCCCAATGGTCTCCCTGACCGACTTCACAATTCCCGGACTGGGAACCTTCACCTGCCGTGTCCTCTTTTACGGGGATCGCTATGCAGGAACCTGGCAGCATGGAAAAGAAGGGGGGCACATGTGGGGCAATATCGAAAAAGGCAAAGCCTCTGAACCAAACAGCAAACCGACGAGGCGACCTAAAGAGTAAGGATCTCGATTTGCGGCACTATATTAAATGATGAAGGGTGGCGGGGTATGAAGGTGCCACGGCTCTGTGAGCCGTGTTTATCCGTGTCATCAGAAAGTAAGAGGCTGGAAGAAATAAGATTGTCAAATGCACGGCTCACAGAGCCGTGGCACGACCAAATGAGTTTATCTTTTGGCTGTTTTAAATGTAACCCCAGCATTTGCAGCCACTTATGGAACACACTAACAGTTCACCCTTTGTGCTATTGAGATCGGAAAACACCAGCTTCTGTACGAAAAGCTGTCTCTGATAAGTTTCCAGCCGGATTCGCTTGTCACTCCCGGCCTGGCTGATTAGAATGCCCAATCAAATTTTGCGAATATCCCGGCTTCGGGATCTCAGTTGTGACCCGTTGCCTGTCAGGTAAAGACCATGAAAAAAGACATTCACCCAAAATATCAACCTGTTGTGTTTCTCGATTCCAGTTCTCAGGACAAATTCCTGATTCGCTCGACGATGACCTCCAAGGAAACCATCCAATGGGAAGATGGCAACGAATATCCGCTGATTAAAGTCGATATCAGCTCGTATTCTCACCCATTCTTCACTGGTCAGATGAAATACGTCGATACCGCAGGTCGTGTCGAAAAGTTCCAGAAGAAATACAACTGGGCCAAACGTGGCGAAAAATCGTAACCATTATCCTGCTCTTGTGTCTTCATAAAAACACACCAGCACGATACTGGTTTAGATTGCTTAG from Rubinisphaera italica includes the following:
- the mazG gene encoding nucleoside triphosphate pyrophosphohydrolase — its product is MNSTPKPETTGVPPDREQVESEFWRLCEVIAHLRSPEGCPWDRVQTLETIKPFTLEETYELLEAIDSGEDTAIVEELGDVLLQVMLDSQIGADEGRFSIVDVVRVITEKMIRRHPHVFSTENVEDAEAVKVTWERIKQTEGKPKKESKLDGLPKDLPALMAAARLQEKAAKVGYDFPHRDMLFAKLDEELNELREELYGDTNPEVTEIAIEATHTPDEKMEDEARRQRAEDELGDVLFVLANIARRWKLNPEEALRRTNAKFKRRFRAIELGLARVNKTVDEATLIEMEEQYQAEKLREKQQNS
- a CDS encoding type B 50S ribosomal protein L31 translates to MKKDIHPKYQPVVFLDSSSQDKFLIRSTMTSKETIQWEDGNEYPLIKVDISSYSHPFFTGQMKYVDTAGRVEKFQKKYNWAKRGEKS